A genomic region of Homalodisca vitripennis isolate AUS2020 chromosome 5, UT_GWSS_2.1, whole genome shotgun sequence contains the following coding sequences:
- the LOC124363663 gene encoding piggyBac transposable element-derived protein 3-like produces MADFLDNNWLQQLSLAEGFTVAEAVDVIENFVDDGNLDTSDVDIFIAPPENDILTDEDSLVQKTKVELSRINRLPKDCPLSSKKDMQNESRGSFQCKIEKEDGIFVARWKDNSVVTVASTSYGIEPIASVKRFSQSEKKYLHIQQPFVIKQYNHHMGGTDLMDEDISTHRIGIRGKKWWWPLFTWLIDLGTTNAWATSQIVREQNDKTDILEEK; encoded by the exons ATGGCTGATTTTCTTGACAACAATTGGTT GCAACAACTGTCACTGGCCGAGGGATTTACTGTAGCCGAAGCTGTCGATGTAATTGAAAACTTTGTTGATGACGGGAATCTCGACACCTCAGACGTTGACATCTTTATTGCCCCCCCAGAAAATGATATCCTCACTGATGAAGACTCTCTGGTCCAGAAGACGAAGGTG GAACTGTCCCgaatcaacagattgccaaaagACTGCCCTCTTTCATCAAAAAAAGATATGCAAAATGAATCTCGAGGAAGCTTtcaatgtaaaatagaaaaagaagatGGCATATTTGTCGCTCGCTGGAAAGACAATAGTGTTGTTACAGTCGCATCGACATCATATGGTATTGAGCCTATTGCTAGTGTGAAGCGCTTCTCTCAGTCAGAAAAGAAATATCTCCACATTCAACAACCCTTTGTGATAAAACAGTATAATCACCACATGGGAGGGACGGACCTTATGGATGAGGACATAAGCACCCACAGAATTGGGATCAGGGGAAAGAAGTGGTGGTGGCCTTTGTTTACATGGCTTATAGATCTGGGCACCACTAATGCTTGGGCGACTTCTCAGATTGTCAGGGAACAAAATGACAAAACTGACATTTTAGAAGAGAAATAG